The Williamwhitmania taraxaci genome includes the window GGAGTTTGACCGGTTAGTGATTAATACACTCGAACGAATTATTGATGAAGTAGAGCGGCAAGAAACCGTTTCCCAGATTTACGATGAGGCTACCCCTTTCATTAGCGACAAAGAGAGTGGCAATATGATAGTGGCCTATAGCCGGAATGAGGTGGAAAAAACCCCTTGGAGCATTAAGTTGGAGCAGCGGAAACGCGAAGTTTTGGTGTTTGATGAGGCCGATTCTCTGTTCATCACCCCCAATTTCGACCTAATTACTCGGAATTCAAAAAAGTATGTGACGAATGCAAAACCGTTGGTTACAAACAATAAGAAAAAAATATTTAATCCAAGTTCCGAGTATGGACTTATTCCATTAAGTAAACGATTAACTCAAAAAACTGTTTTTGTAGAAAATATTGTAAAGAAGTTAATCCGAGTAGAGTCCACCATTGATGAACGTATTTCGAAGGAGCAGTTGGACAGCTTAATTCATCAAGAGTTGCAAAAAAAGGGAGTGACAACACCCTACGAGTTTGCAGTTTCCGACAGTAAGGGTGGTATCATTTACCAATCGTCGCGCTATTTGCCTGGTAATGCGCAGCAGTTTACCGATTTGCTTTTTCCAAACGATGTACTGTCACCTAAATATTACCTTAATGTATTTTTCCCTGGTCGCAAACATTTTATAATTAGTTCTCTGGGGATTATTCTGGGTGCTACTATAATTTTGACTCTGATCATTATTTTTGCCTTTAGCGCAACGCTTTACATAATTATTCACCAGAAGCGGCTTTCTGAGATAAAGAATGATTTCGTGAGCAACATGACCCACGAACTTAAAACCCCAATTTCCACTATTTCTCTGGCGGCCCAAATGTTGATGGACGATAGTCTTCCGCCCGAGAAGAAAAACTACCCTTACATATCTAAGGTAGTATGGGAGGAGAGCCGACGGTTGGGATTTCAGGTTGAACGCGTATTGCAAATGGCTATTTTTGATAAAGGGAAGCTGAAACTAAAAACCAAGAGCGTTGATTTTCATATGGTAGCAAAGAAGGTGGTCGATAATTTCTCCCTCCAAGTTGCGAACCATAACGGTATTTTAAGGAGGAACTTCGATGCCACCAATCCCATTATTATTGCCGATGAGGTACACATTACCAATATCCTCGCTAACCTGGTAGAAAATGCCTTGAAGTATTCGGGAGCGAAACCCGAAATCTTGGTAACCACTACCGATCATACTCAAGGAATACTGGTGAGCGTTATTGATAACGGAATTGGCATTAGCAAGGAAAATCAGAAACGCATTTTTGAGCAATTCTATAGAGTTCCTACGGGCAATGTTCATAATGTGAAAGGGTTTGGCCTTGGCCTTAGTTATGTTAAGAAGATGGTAGAGATACATGGCGGGTCCATATCCGTGGAAAGTGAATTGGGGATTGGAACAAAATTTACTATCTTTCTACCTCGTGAAAGCGACAGGGTTAATTCAGAGGAGTCAACATCAATACTAAAAAAAGTATACAAAAGATGGACGCAAACAGCATAAAGATCTTACTGGCCGAGGACGATGAGAATCTCGGCATGCTTCTTCGGGAATACCTAAATGCAAAAGGCTATGCCGCCGATTTGTACTCTGATGGAGAAAAGGCGTGGAAAGGGTTTGTTCAAAACACCACCTATCAGGTATGCGTTCTCGACGTTATGATGCCTATTCTCGACGGTTTTTCCTTAGCAAAAAAGATTCGGAATACTCATCCGAATATTCCTATCATTTTCCTTACCGCAAAGTCGATGAAGGAGGATGTTCTCGAGGGTTTTAATTCGGGCGCCGACGATTATATGACTAAACCTTTCAGTATTGAAGAACTCATTGCTCGGTTGGAGGCCATAATTCGGAGAACAAGTTCACGAAACCAAGCGTTGGAGGGCCAACTGTTTCAAATTGGGGAGTATAATTTCGATCCTACCAAGCAAACGCTTACCATTGGAGAAAGCCTAGCTAAACTAACAGCAAAGGAATCGGAATTGTTACTTTATCTTTGTTCCAATAGAAATGCGGTGGTGGATCGTAGTGAAGTTCTTAAGGCCATTTGGTCGGACGATAGCTACTTTAATGCACGTAGCATGGATGTTTACATTACAAAACTGCGTAAATTTTTGAAAGAAGATCCTTCAATTCAGATTATTAACTTAAGGGGTAAGGGCTTTAAATTGATTTATTAGAATTTTTTAGATATAATTGTAGTTTAAGATAACTTATTTTCCTTAATTTTATACCAAGGAAAAGGGGCTTTATATTTTCGGATTAATTCATGATGCCATGAAACCAATATTAATAGATCCAACTGAGGAAACCCCAAAAGTTGTATTAGATCAGGGAACAGGCGTGTTTGAGATAATAGGAAATTCACTTCCTGAGGATGTGCTTGAATTCTACAATCCTATTATTACTTGGTTAAGTGAATATACAACTAACCCAAATCCGAAAACGTCTCTTATTTTCAACCTGGAATACTACAATACATCTTCCTCGAAAATGTTTATCCGCATTTTTGAGAAAATGCGTGATTTGCATAGGCACGGCCATATAGTTGAAATACAATGGCATTTCTTCGAAGACGATGACGATATGCTTGAAGCGGGGGAAGACTATGCTGATAACCTGAAATTACCGTTTACGCTTATAAAGCATCAGAGAGATACCTAAAACACTAAGAACCTTTTAGATGGCAAACTTATTATATCGGTTACGATTTACAATTTCCCGTTCGCTTGGACTGCTTCCAAGTGCTGAGGCATATGAAGCGAAGGAAACTGCCCTTATAAAAGATCTAAACCGCTTTAGATCTATTCAACTGTCTGCCTCGTTGAATCGCTACACCGAGTTGAAAGCATTTGTTGAGTCACCAGAATTAAAGGCTCTAAAGCATTCCTTGGCCATTTTAGTATACAAAGGTAGTTCCGAATCGGTTGCCGAGAAGCGGCTAACTGTTCTTCGCCGCAATTCTAATCTTAAAAAATACTTCTCCTTCAAGGATTCAGCACCCTATCTATCGTTTCTAAAGGTAAATGAGTCAGTTAAACTCAAGCGATTCGAAGAGTTAAAGACCACCCTTAATTCTGCTGATTTTATCTCGAAGAAGAAAAACTTCAGTGTAAAAAATACGAACGAATATGCACTTCTGGGTGAGTATAATCAACTGCGAAATACTCACGAAATCAAGCAATATCTTAAGGGTAAGCAGGCTGCCAGTGAAGGTTCTACCGTTTCGAGGTTTGTCGAAGTAGAGAAGACCG containing:
- a CDS encoding sensor histidine kinase; amino-acid sequence: MNRSHIWILTVIISLTSVALVILQMLWIRNSYQMKEEEFDRLVINTLERIIDEVERQETVSQIYDEATPFISDKESGNMIVAYSRNEVEKTPWSIKLEQRKREVLVFDEADSLFITPNFDLITRNSKKYVTNAKPLVTNNKKKIFNPSSEYGLIPLSKRLTQKTVFVENIVKKLIRVESTIDERISKEQLDSLIHQELQKKGVTTPYEFAVSDSKGGIIYQSSRYLPGNAQQFTDLLFPNDVLSPKYYLNVFFPGRKHFIISSLGIILGATIILTLIIIFAFSATLYIIIHQKRLSEIKNDFVSNMTHELKTPISTISLAAQMLMDDSLPPEKKNYPYISKVVWEESRRLGFQVERVLQMAIFDKGKLKLKTKSVDFHMVAKKVVDNFSLQVANHNGILRRNFDATNPIIIADEVHITNILANLVENALKYSGAKPEILVTTTDHTQGILVSVIDNGIGISKENQKRIFEQFYRVPTGNVHNVKGFGLGLSYVKKMVEIHGGSISVESELGIGTKFTIFLPRESDRVNSEESTSILKKVYKRWTQTA
- a CDS encoding response regulator transcription factor → MDANSIKILLAEDDENLGMLLREYLNAKGYAADLYSDGEKAWKGFVQNTTYQVCVLDVMMPILDGFSLAKKIRNTHPNIPIIFLTAKSMKEDVLEGFNSGADDYMTKPFSIEELIARLEAIIRRTSSRNQALEGQLFQIGEYNFDPTKQTLTIGESLAKLTAKESELLLYLCSNRNAVVDRSEVLKAIWSDDSYFNARSMDVYITKLRKFLKEDPSIQIINLRGKGFKLIY
- a CDS encoding DUF1987 domain-containing protein, producing the protein MKPILIDPTEETPKVVLDQGTGVFEIIGNSLPEDVLEFYNPIITWLSEYTTNPNPKTSLIFNLEYYNTSSSKMFIRIFEKMRDLHRHGHIVEIQWHFFEDDDDMLEAGEDYADNLKLPFTLIKHQRDT